The Zingiber officinale cultivar Zhangliang chromosome 9A, Zo_v1.1, whole genome shotgun sequence genome window below encodes:
- the LOC122021182 gene encoding SEC12-like protein 2, which translates to MARGRQREIPCSKTYGFPIFCASWVPLDRVSTSAAASAEGDAPAEGEEKEGQGGGGGSASLAQTHDPNRILVALGGGGGDSRSGVPNALLVAEFDFASRSLSETPVCRLGTDMDAPYRMAVHPGGDGVVCSFTKSCRLFEWDIPEKKESNKLNLKTSAKKLVQLEDVGQQLALAFNFDGSILATGAEDGHLRVFKWPSMENILDQSDAHTTVKDLDFSSNGKFLVSLGSSGPCKVWDLTSSTVTASLARESGENFGFCRFSRIMADNQVLYVTTMNGNQAKIIFWDSLSWKRIGTKNVSREPISAFNVSMDGKHLAIGNLDGDVTIVRSSDLQAQLTVKKAHLGAVTALAFSQDSRALISASFDSNARVTVIERQKGDGFNTWVLLLVIILAILAYYLRLKEML; encoded by the exons ATGGCGAGGGGGCGACAGCGTGAGATCCCTTGCTCAAAGACCTACGGCTTCCCCATCTTCTGCGCCTCTTGGGTTCCCCTTGACCGCGTCTCGACTTCCGCCGCAGCGTCGGCCGAGGGAGACGCCCCAGCAGAAGGGGAGGAGAAAGAAGgtcaaggaggaggaggagggtcgGCTTCTTTGGCGCAAACTCACGATCCCAACCGGATCTTGGTTGCGCTCGGAGGAGGCGGCGGAGACAGCCGGAGCGGGGTTCCCAATGCCCTCCTCGTCGCCGAGTTCGACTTCGCCTCGCGATCCCTCTCAGAGACGCCG GTATGCAGATTGGGAACTGATATGGATGCGCCTTATAGGATGGCCGTGCATCCTGGAGGAGACGGTGTGGTCTGCTCGTTTACGAAGAGTTGCAG ATTGTTTGAGTGGGATATTCCAGAAAAAAAAGAATCCAATAAACTAAACTTGAAAACTTCAGCAAAGAAATTAGTGCAACTAGAAGATGTTGGACAGCAATTAGCATTGGCCTTCAATTTTGACGGTTCTATACTTGCTACCGGTGCCGAG GATGGACatctaagagtcttcaagtggcCAAGTATGGAGAATATTCTTGATCAAAGTGATGCTCACACGACTGTGAAGGATCTGGACTTTAG TTCCAATGGTAAGTTTCTGGTATCACTGGGCAGTAGTGGTCCGTGCAAAGTTTGGGATTTGACATCATCAACTGTCACCGCCAGTTTGGCAAGAGAAAGT GGTGAAAATTTTGGTTTCTGTAGGTTTTCTCGGATTATGGCCGATAACCAAGTCTTATATGTGACCACAATGAATG GTAATCAAGCAAAGATTATTTTTTGGGATTCCCTTTCCTGGAAGAGAATTGGCACAAAGAATGTTTCCCGCGAGCCTATTTCAGCATTTAATGTGTCAATGGATGGTAAACACCTAGCCAT TGGGAACCTGGATGGGGATGTTACCATCGTAAGATCCTCAGACTTGCAGGCACAATTAACTGTTAAAAAGGCACACCTTGGAGCTGTTACCGCCTTGGCTTTCTCACAAGATTCAAG GGCATTGATCTCTGCATCTTTCGACTCAAATGCTCGAGTCACAGTGATTGAAAGGCAAAAGGGGGATG GATTCAACACCTGGGTTTTGCTACTGGTGATCATACTGGCTATTCTCGCCTACTACTTGAGGTTGAAAGAAATGCTTTAA
- the LOC122019373 gene encoding arabinogalactan protein 1-like, translating to MASAFAVLRFCLMALLAVACSAQGPSPAPTRPPAAAPARPPTVAPVSPPPAPTMAPASSPPSVAPARSPSSEAPAAVPVSSPPAPPHSEGPSSTAGPPAEPPSSPPDNGAASAAVSWISVAGAVWIAAAAL from the coding sequence ATGGCTTCCGCCTTCGCCGTCCTTCGCTTCTGCCTGATGGCGCTCCTCGCCGTGGCGTGCTCCGCCCAGGGACCCAGCCCCGCTCCTACTCGGCCTCCGGCCGCGGCACCCGCGAGGCCCCCGACCGTCGCCCCCGTCTCCCCTCCCCCGGCCCCGACTATGGCGCCAGCCTCATCTCCGCCGTCCGTGGCCCCGGCGCGATCGCCCTCCTCCGAGGCCCCGGCCGCGGTCCCAGTCTCCTCCCCTCCCGCCCCTCCTCACTCCGAAGGGCCCTCCTCTACTGCCGGCCCGCCCGCCGAGCCCCCCAGCTCACCTCCCGACAACGGCGCCGCCTCGGCTGCCGTCAGCTGGATCTCCGTGGCCGGCGCGGTGTGGATCGCCGCCGCGGCGCTCTAG
- the LOC122021226 gene encoding putative pumilio homolog 8, chloroplastic has protein sequence MGKRAEELDIDNLLDEIPHLRHRGVLDRPDGAGFIIADEQPTSVLHGGGGGCIWSEGVPSSLAERSLPLEETLLLQNLRNVRLGADRNGPIDRSLPHANHHRVGCLFGSSLDSFGRDSLVNANGNASLPQIRQRYPGVVNLFGNPSFGTRELKIGQVSRPNTPFQGNDSGNFSQSENGSYPISDMLFHSQMIRGEPFLVSGDQLVTMARKISKGGSIPRQLGGLHSPRNQRIVQGTITKCLSFMSKEQIYCLAKDQHGCRLLQQQLDEGKDQVDTIFNGIIERAVDLMVDPSANYLMQKLLGKCSEEQKMAILLMLSKDPANLIAISLNTHGTRTVQKLIETVKTKQHISLVISTLRLGFLDLIKDLNGSHVLQRCLESFTAEDNKFIFDGAVIYCVDIATHRHGCCVLQKCIREFTGKHQEKLVAAIAANGFKLAQDPYGNYVVQAILELEKPFANAILASQFQGKYVELSTQKYSSNVVESCFLHFPKDFPATIISEFLAVPHFGQFLQHPYANYPIQRALEYSKGQPRMALEKAIRPLAATLKTNPHCRQIFSKLLSKKFV, from the exons ATGGGAAAGAGAGCGGAGGAGCTCGATATCGATAATCTATTGGATGAGATTCCCCATCTTCGTCATCGTGGTGTCCTCGATAGACCCGACGGTGCCGGTTTCATCATCGCCGATGAGCAGCCGACGTCGGTCCTCCATGGGGGTGGCGGCGGGTGTATCTGGTCTGAGGGGGTTCCGAGCTCGTTAGCGGAGCGTTCGCTTCCGTTGGAGGAGACCCTCCTGCTCCAGAACCTTCGCAATGTCCGTCTCGGCGCCGACCGAAACGGACCGATCGATCGTTCCCTGCCCCATGCCAACCATCACCGAGTCGGTTGTTTGTTTGGGTCTTCGCTCGACTCTTTTGGACGGGATTCTTTGGTAAATGCGAATGGGAACGCGTCTCTGCCTCAAATCCGGCAGCGTTATCCTGGAGTTGTAAACTTGTTTGGGAATCCCTCTTTTGGAACAAGAGAGTTGAAAATTGGTCAAGTTTCGCGACCAAATACCCCTTTCCAGGGAAACGATTCTGGCAATTTTAGTCAATCTGAGAATGGGTCTTATCCAATATCTGATATGTTATTTCACTCACAGATGATTAGAGGAGAACCTTTCTTGGTTTCTGGCGATCAGCTAGTGACAATGGCACGGAAGATCTCTAAGGGAGGCTCAATTCCTCGGCAATTGGGGGGGCTTCATTCCCCAAGGAACCAAAGGATTGTTCAGGGAACCATTACAAAGTGTCTCAGCTTTATGAGTAAAGAACAAATATATTGCCTTGCTAAAGACCAGCACGGATGCCGGTTATTGCAGCAGCAGCTTGATGAAGGAAAGGATCAGGTTGATACAATTTTCAATGGCATCATTGAACGTGCAGTCGATCTCATGGTCGATCCCTCCGCAAACTATCTCATGCAGAAACTACTCGGAAAATGCAGTGAAGAACAGAAGATGGCGATCCTGCTCATGCTTAGCAAAGATCCTGCTAATCTTATAGCAATCTCCCTCAACACTCATGG AACAAGGACAGTGCAGAAATTAATAGAGACAGTGAAAACTAAGCAACATATTTCGTTGGTTATATCAACCCTTAGACTTGGGTTTCTCGATCTCATTAAGGACTTAAATGGCAGTCATGTCCTTCAACGTTGCTTGGAGAGTTTCACAGCTGAAGACAATAAG TTCATTTTCGATGGTGCTGTAATCTACTGTGTCGACATTGCTACTCATCGACATGGATGTTGTGTATTACAAAAATGTATACGAGAGTTCACTGGCAAACATCAGGAAAAATTGGTAGCAGCGATCGCTGCTAATGGCTTTAAACTTGCTCAAGATCCCTACGG AAACTACGTAGTCCAGGCGATTCTTGAATTGGAGAAGCCCTTTGCAAATGCTATTCTGGCATCTCAATTTCAAGGGAAATACGTGGAACTCTCCACGCAAAAGTACAGCAGCAATGTGGTGGAGAGTTGCTTCTTGCACTTCCCCAAAGACTTTCCGGCCACCATTATAAGTGAATTCCTTGCTGTTCCTCACTTCGGCCAGTTCCTGCAGCACCCGTATGCCAACTATCCGATCCAACGAGCTCTCGAATATTCAAAG GGTCAGCCTCGAATGGCACTAGAGAAAGCCATTCGTCCTTTGGCAGCAACCCTGAAAACCAACCCTCACTGCAGGCAGATATTCTCCAAACTGCTATCCAAGAAGTTTGTATGA